Within Bdellovibrio sp. ArHS, the genomic segment AACAATATGTGGACGAACGAAGCGGAACTTAACGGCAAACCTGGTGTTGACGACGATGGAAACGGCATCATCGACGACATTCATGGTGCTAATTTTGTGAACGCAAATGCGCCGACCGGAAATCCTTTGGATGATCACGGTCACGGTTCACACTGCTCGGGCACTATCGGTGGTACAGGCGATGACGGCAAAGGTATCGTCGGGGTTGCTTGGAACGTTCGTATCATGGGCGTGAAATTCCTTTCCGCAAGTGGTTCAGGTTCCTTAGATGGCGCTCTTAAAGGTATCGACTACGCGACAAAAATGGGTGCGAAAATTATGTCGAACTCTTGGGGTGGCGGCGGTTACTCTGAAACTCTGAAGCAGGCAATTGAAAGATCCAACGCAGCCGGAGCTTTATTTGTTGCGGCGGCGGGAAATGAGTCGAACAACAACGACGCAAGCCCTACTTATCCAGCAACTTATGACGTGCCAAACGTGCTTTCAGTAGCCGCGGTAGACAACAGAGGTCAAATTGCTTCTTTCTCGAACTACGGTAAAACGAAAGTTCACGTCGGCGCTCCTGGTGTTAACATCGTTTCTTCGATCACGGGTGGTAAATACGATTCATGGTCAGGAACTTCGATGGCAACGCCACACGTTTCTGGTATGGCGGTTTTGTTGGCAGCTAATGAGCCCAATCTAACAGCGATTGAAATGAAAGAAAGAATTATCGCGACGTCTAAGCCTATCGCGGGCCTTCGTGGTAAATCCAAGGGCGGCATGGTGAATGCGTATGCGATGTTGACGAATACATTGCCAGCGCCAGATCCAAATGATCCTGTAAACTGGCAA encodes:
- a CDS encoding S8 family serine peptidase; translation: MKRLMERASKVAMLGLLLVGANAFAAPAESVPGEYIVKLKDSVSAKSSVNVLSAQLGSYIKDTIPGQNIVVIKRPVFEIQSNVVKSLSENPIVDIVEPNYIYRINKTPNDPMLGQLWGLKNSGQQDSERRAGVAGVDIGAEQAWDITTGSKDVIVAVIDTGVDYNHPDLINNMWTNEAELNGKPGVDDDGNGIIDDIHGANFVNANAPTGNPLDDHGHGSHCSGTIGGTGDDGKGIVGVAWNVRIMGVKFLSASGSGSLDGALKGIDYATKMGAKIMSNSWGGGGYSETLKQAIERSNAAGALFVAAAGNESNNNDASPTYPATYDVPNVLSVAAVDNRGQIASFSNYGKTKVHVGAPGVNIVSSITGGKYDSWSGTSMATPHVSGMAVLLAANEPNLTAIEMKERIIATSKPIAGLRGKSKGGMVNAYAMLTNTLPAPDPNDPVNWQTVPVNISSAHPYKEKTKEEFEVRVPGAKQIALYFSKFDTERDYDKVEFFDAKGKKIADMSGKNDDSFSTTIDGEYVKIVFTSDDSVQRYGFDITKAAYR